The following are encoded in a window of Pseudomonas graminis genomic DNA:
- the rlmB gene encoding 23S rRNA (guanosine(2251)-2'-O)-methyltransferase RlmB has translation MSQLEKIYGVHAVEALLRHHPKRVKQIWLAEGRSDPRVQVLIELAAQNRVSVGQAERREMDAWVEGVHQGVVADVSPSQVWGEAMLDELLDRTEGPPLILVLDGVTDPHNLGACLRTADAAGALAVIVPKDKSATLTPTVRKVACGAAEVIPLVAVTNLARTLEKLQQRGLWVVGTAGEAEQELYQQDLTGPTILIMGAEGKGMRRLTREHCDYLVRLPMAGSVSSLNVSVATGVCLFEALRQRAAAKK, from the coding sequence ATGAGTCAGCTGGAAAAAATCTACGGCGTTCATGCCGTAGAGGCGTTGTTGCGTCATCACCCGAAGCGGGTCAAGCAGATCTGGCTGGCTGAAGGGCGCAGCGACCCACGGGTTCAAGTGCTCATCGAACTCGCTGCGCAAAACCGCGTGTCGGTGGGGCAAGCCGAGCGCCGCGAAATGGATGCCTGGGTAGAAGGTGTTCACCAGGGCGTGGTAGCGGATGTCAGCCCGAGCCAGGTCTGGGGCGAGGCGATGCTTGACGAGCTGCTCGACCGCACCGAAGGTCCGCCGCTGATTCTGGTCCTGGATGGCGTCACCGATCCGCATAACCTGGGCGCCTGCCTGCGGACTGCCGATGCGGCCGGTGCGCTGGCGGTGATCGTGCCCAAGGACAAGTCTGCGACGTTGACGCCGACCGTTCGGAAAGTGGCATGCGGTGCAGCGGAGGTCATTCCTCTCGTCGCCGTGACCAACCTGGCTCGCACGCTGGAAAAACTCCAGCAACGCGGGCTATGGGTCGTCGGCACTGCGGGCGAGGCCGAGCAGGAGTTGTATCAGCAGGATCTGACGGGCCCGACCATCCTGATCATGGGCGCCGAAGGCAAAGGCATGCGCCGCCTGACCCGCGAGCATTGCGATTATCTGGTACGTCTGCCGATGGCGGGCAGCGTCAGCAGCCTCAACGTTTCGGTCGCGACAGGCGTCTGCCTGTTCGAAGCCCTGCGCCAGCGCGCGGCTGCCAAGAAGTAG
- the rpsF gene encoding 30S ribosomal protein S6, with protein MRHYEIIFLVHPDQSEQVGGMVERYTKLIEEDGGKIHRLEDWGRRQLAYAINNVHKAHYVMLNVECTGKALAELEDNFRYNDAVIRNLVIRRDEAVTGQSEMLKAEENRSERRERRDRPEHSDAEGVDGDDSDNSDNADE; from the coding sequence ATGCGTCATTACGAAATCATCTTTCTGGTTCACCCGGACCAGAGCGAGCAAGTCGGCGGCATGGTAGAGCGTTACACCAAGCTGATCGAAGAAGACGGCGGCAAGATCCACCGTCTGGAAGATTGGGGCCGTCGTCAACTGGCCTACGCAATCAACAATGTTCACAAGGCTCACTACGTGATGCTGAACGTTGAGTGCACTGGCAAGGCTCTGGCCGAGCTGGAAGACAACTTCCGTTACAACGATGCCGTGATCCGTAACCTTGTCATCCGTCGCGACGAAGCTGTTACTGGCCAGTCCGAAATGCTCAAGGCTGAAGAAAACCGCAGTGAGCGCCGTGAGCGTCGCGACCGTCCTGAGCACTCCGACGCCGAAGGCGTTGATGGTGATGACAGCGACAACAGCGATAACGCTGACGAGTAA
- the rpsR gene encoding 30S ribosomal protein S18, producing the protein MARFFRRRKFCRFTAENVKEIDYKDLNTLKAYVSETGKIVPSRITGTKARYQRQLATAIKRARFLALLAYTDSHGR; encoded by the coding sequence ATGGCACGTTTCTTCCGTCGTCGTAAATTCTGCCGCTTCACAGCTGAAAATGTGAAGGAGATCGATTACAAAGATCTCAATACCCTGAAAGCCTACGTATCTGAAACCGGCAAGATCGTTCCTAGCCGCATTACTGGTACCAAAGCTCGTTATCAGCGTCAGCTGGCTACCGCTATCAAGCGCGCCCGCTTCCTGGCCCTGTTGGCCTACACCGACAGCCACGGCCGCTGA